A region from the Bactrocera dorsalis isolate Fly_Bdor chromosome 1, ASM2337382v1, whole genome shotgun sequence genome encodes:
- the LOC105228751 gene encoding uncharacterized protein LOC105228751: MPEKRVVPVIGSLADFESKLPGYLNSNAPLALLLDYDGTLVALANNPANTLLTANMRKLLHQLAGHPKVFLALISGRGLRDVQSCLGIQGITYAGNHGLEIESGDGTRHDYALPAELQTRYTTIVKELTEKLENNGAWVEDKKVSLTFHYRHVPADSAEHYRQAAKAIIESHGFRANQAHMAVEAKPPVNWNKGEAALLILKNQFGDDWAKNIKVIFAGDDNTDEDAMRLLQGSGISFRVSTDPNIQTYADFRLASQGVVEDLLTWISITYNQ, from the exons ATGCCTGAGAAACGTGTAGTGCCTGTGATTGGCTCTTTGGCTGACTTTGAAAGCAAATTGCCTGG TTATCTGAACTCAAACGCGCCCCTCGCCTTACTACTCGATTACGATGGCACTTTGGTGGCCCTCGCCAATAATCCGGCGAATACACTTCTCACTGCGAATATGCGAAAATTGCTGCACCAATTGGCCGGACATCCGAAGGTCTTCTTGGCGCTTATCTCCGGACGCGGACTGCGTGATGTGCAATCATGCTTGGGCATACAAGGAATCACTTACGCGGGCAATCACGGCTTGGAAATCGAGAGTGGCGATGGTACACGTCACGACTATGCACTGCCAGCTGAACTCCAGACGCGCTACACGACTATCGTAAAAGAATTGACGGAAAAGTTAGAAAATAACGGTGCATGGGTTGAGGATAAGAAGGTATCGCTAACCTTTCACTATCGCCACGTGCCCGCCGATTCGGCCGAACATTACAGACAAGCGGCAAAGGCGATAATTGAGTCGCATGGCTTCCGGGCAAATCAAGCGCATATGGCGGTCGAGGCGAAGCCGCCAGTCAACTGGAACAAAG gtGAAGCGGCATTgctcattttgaaaaatcaattcGGTGATGATTGGGCTAAAAATATCAAAGTGATATTTGCCGGCGACGACAACACCGACGAGGATGCCATGCGG TTATTGCAAGGCTCTGGCATATCTTTTCGTGTTTCAACCGATCCTAATATTCAGACCTATGCTGATTTTCGCTTAGCGAGCCAAGGTGTGGTGGAGGATTTGTTGACGTGGATTAGCATTACTTATAACCAATAA
- the LOC125775338 gene encoding uncharacterized protein LOC125775338 isoform X2 has protein sequence MRLLRILPLVLLVSRSPARATATSSLVKRSYITTSGNFAAAAGSCSSSNKMPEKRVVPVISSLEDFERKLPGYLNKKTPLALLLDYDGTLAAIADNPKNTYMNVDVEKLLNRLAVHPQIFLCIISGRGLRDVQSRIGIKGITYAGNHGLEIESGDGTRHDYPLAAELKNHYAPMVKELINKVQKNGAWVEDKTVSLTYHYRDVPADISEEQKQLAIRIIESHGYRVSQAHDAIEAKPPVNWHKGEASLLILKDRFGADWADKIKVIFAGDDNTDEDAMRFLQGSSKTFRVAADPEIQTYADFRLPQQDLVEDLLKWIRKTYTD, from the exons A TGCGTCTGCTAAGAATTTTACCACTGGTTCTGCTGGTCTCACGGTCGCCAGCACGCGCCACAGCCACCAGCAGTCTTGTGAAGCGTTCATACATTACGACTAGCGGTAATTTCGCAGCAGCAGCAGGTAGTTGCAGTAGCAGCAATAAAATGCCAGAGAAACGCGTAGTGCCAGTGATATCTTCTTTGGAGGATTTCGAACGCAAATTACCAGG TTACTTGAATAAGAAGACACCACTCGCCTTGCTCTTAGACTACGACGGCACATTGGCCGCCATTGCCGATAATCCAAAGAACACCTATATGAATGTGGATGTGGAAAAACTGTTGAATCGGTTAGCCGTACACcctcaaatatttttgtgcattaTCTCTGGACGCGGGCTACGTGATGTACAATCACGCATCGGTATCAAAGGAATCACCTATGCCGGCAATCACGGCTTGGAAATCGAAAGTGGCGATGGTACACGTCACGACTATCCGTTAGCCGCTGAACTAAAGAATCATTACGCCCCGATGGTGAAAGAACTGATCAATAAGGTGCAAAAGAATGGCGCTTGGGTTGAGGATAAAACAGTATCGTTGACCTATCACTATCGTGATGTACCTGCCGATATATCTGAGGAACAAAAGCAATTGGCTATACGTATAATCGAATCGCATGGTTATCGTGTAAGTCAAGCGCACGACGCGATTGAGGCAAAGCCGCCAGTGAATTGGCATAAAG GTGAAGCTTCGCTACTCATATTGAAGGACCGTTTCGGCGCTGATTGGGCCGACAAAATTAAAGTGATATTCGCCGGCGATGACAACACCGATGAGGATGCCATGCgg TTTCTGCAAGGTTCCAGCAAAACATTCCGCGTCGCTGCTGATCCCGAAATTCAGACCTACGCCGATTTTCGCTTACCGCAACAGGACCTTGTGGAGGACTTGCTGAAATGGATTAGAAAAACTTACACCGAttag
- the LOC125775338 gene encoding uncharacterized protein LOC125775338 isoform X3, with amino-acid sequence MPEKRVVPVISSLEDFERKLPGYLNKKTPLALLLDYDGTLAAIADNPKNTYMNVDVEKLLNRLAVHPQIFLCIISGRGLRDVQSRIGIKGITYAGNHGLEIESGDGTRHDYPLAAELKNHYAPMVKELINKVQKNGAWVEDKTVSLTYHYRDVPADISEEQKQLAIRIIESHGYRVSQAHDAIEAKPPVNWHKGEASLLILKDRFGADWADKIKVIFAGDDNTDEDAMRFLQGSSKTFRVAADPEIQTYADFRLPQQDLVEDLLKWIRKTYTD; translated from the exons ATGCCAGAGAAACGCGTAGTGCCAGTGATATCTTCTTTGGAGGATTTCGAACGCAAATTACCAGG TTACTTGAATAAGAAGACACCACTCGCCTTGCTCTTAGACTACGACGGCACATTGGCCGCCATTGCCGATAATCCAAAGAACACCTATATGAATGTGGATGTGGAAAAACTGTTGAATCGGTTAGCCGTACACcctcaaatatttttgtgcattaTCTCTGGACGCGGGCTACGTGATGTACAATCACGCATCGGTATCAAAGGAATCACCTATGCCGGCAATCACGGCTTGGAAATCGAAAGTGGCGATGGTACACGTCACGACTATCCGTTAGCCGCTGAACTAAAGAATCATTACGCCCCGATGGTGAAAGAACTGATCAATAAGGTGCAAAAGAATGGCGCTTGGGTTGAGGATAAAACAGTATCGTTGACCTATCACTATCGTGATGTACCTGCCGATATATCTGAGGAACAAAAGCAATTGGCTATACGTATAATCGAATCGCATGGTTATCGTGTAAGTCAAGCGCACGACGCGATTGAGGCAAAGCCGCCAGTGAATTGGCATAAAG GTGAAGCTTCGCTACTCATATTGAAGGACCGTTTCGGCGCTGATTGGGCCGACAAAATTAAAGTGATATTCGCCGGCGATGACAACACCGATGAGGATGCCATGCgg TTTCTGCAAGGTTCCAGCAAAACATTCCGCGTCGCTGCTGATCCCGAAATTCAGACCTACGCCGATTTTCGCTTACCGCAACAGGACCTTGTGGAGGACTTGCTGAAATGGATTAGAAAAACTTACACCGAttag